agaataaagaGAGATAAAACAATTTGTATATCACTACATATAAACTCTTTTTCGTCTTTTCGTTTTTGCCTTATTTAACGCCAAAAAGAAATACCATTTAGCCTTGTGTTCAGCATGACAAGTTAAAGctaactcaacacttcttttactgatttaatattaaaaagaatCTATGGACTAATATGGTATCAGAATTAAATCTCattctaatttttattctttctatTAAACAAGCGATTTATCTTCATTCCACTTTCATTTCTCAAAttacttaaaaatttaatattttaaatcaaaattcttCATTTCTTAAAACAGTAAAAGATTATCATAAATAGTCACAGGATTAAGGCTGGACGTTTCTCTGTTTATACTGTGAAGTGAAACTGTTAAAAAGTCTTGTGGACTGAATCACCACCTTAAAAAACATTTGACAAATAAAAAGGCCTGTTATCAAAATTGTAATACTACTATTTATGTTATGGTGTTTAATATGATCTGAAAAGCAAAATGAGAGGGCACTTAAGTTTACTGGTGTTGGGTGGGGGCCACACGACCTTTCCTCTGTTTGAATCTGATGAAACTCGTCTATAAGTATGTCCTGTCTTAAAGAtctcaaacaaaataaacaacttCTTCATAGAGCAGAGAGCAGCAACCATTATTACAAGGTAAGGAAGGAATCCATTTTTTCCTTGAAGAAAGTTCCTTGTAACCTTCTTTCTGTTTTCAATATAGCATATATATGCTACCCTGTATCCTGCCACACCACACCCCCTTTACTTCCCCTCTTTTCTCTAGTTATTTACTGTGATCATATATTCTCATATTTGAGTTGTGAATAAACAGAGAGAAATGGGAGTTTCTGGAACTCTGGAGTACTTGTCTGATCTAGTGAGCAGTAGCCAGCACCaccacaagaagaagaagaagcagttgCAGACAGTGGAGCTTAAGGTGAGAATGGACTGTGATGGATGTGAGCTCAAGGTCAAGAAAGCCCTCTCTTCAATGAGTGGTGAGTTTACattctttctttgtttgttttccaCTGCATGTTCAATTCAAAATGAAACTGTGAATTGCAGGGGTAAAGTCAGTGGAGATAAACCGTAAACAGCAGAAGGTGACAGTAACAGGGTATGTGG
The genomic region above belongs to Arachis duranensis cultivar V14167 chromosome 3, aradu.V14167.gnm2.J7QH, whole genome shotgun sequence and contains:
- the LOC107480401 gene encoding heavy metal-associated isoprenylated plant protein 23 — encoded protein: MSCLKDLKQNKQLLHRAESSNHYYKREMGVSGTLEYLSDLVSSSQHHHKKKKKQLQTVELKVRMDCDGCELKVKKALSSMSGVKSVEINRKQQKVTVTGYVESSKVLKKAKSTGKRAEIWPYVPYNLVAQPYAAHAYDKKAPPGHVRRLETTAATATVATYEDPYINIFSDDNPNACSIM